The following is a genomic window from Gemmatimonadota bacterium.
TCGTAACGCCCTGCGCCACCGAGGATACGCCGTAATCAACGTCATGGGTCTCGCGGTCGGAATGACCTGTTGCATCCTGATCCTGCTTTACGTACAGGACGAACTCGGCTATGACCGGTACGCGTCCCGGCACGACCGCATCTATAGGCTCACCATGTCGATCGAGACGCCAGACAGGGCGGAAACCCGCACCGCGCGAAGCCCGACGGCCTGGGGGTGGATGCTGACCGACGCCTTCCCGGAAGTCGAAGGGTTCACCCGCATCAAGGCGCCGCTGGTCTCCTGGCAGGTCACCTACGTGGAAGGCAACAGACGGTTCAACGAGCCGGGTTTCTACTTCGCGGATCCCGGCATCCTGGACCTGTTCGACTTCAACCTGGTCCGCGGCGACGCGAACACGGCTCTGAACGCGCCCAATACGGTGGTCATGACCGAATCCACGGCGGCCCGGTACTTCGGTGACGAGGAAGCCCTGGGCAAGGTGATCCGGATCGACAACACGTACGACCTGACCGTGACCGGCGTCATGGAGGACGTGCCGCGCAATTCCCATATGACCTTCGGCTTCCTCGGGTCCTTCGAAACGCTCAACGTCAACCCCATCTACGGGGGTACGGATTACGGCAGGAACACGCAGAACTTCGGCCCGGACCTGTATACCTACCTGTTACTCGCCGAAGGGTTCCCGCCCGAATCCCTCGATCCGAAACTGGCGGAGTTCATCGAATCACGCTACGGACCGGCCCTGAACCAGTTCAACGCGCAAATCGAAGCCGAACTTCAACCGCTGACCAGTATACACCTGCATTCGAGCCTCGACGGGGAACTCGGCGCGAACAGCGATATCGCCTACATTTACATCTTCTCGGCCGTTGCGTTCTTTCTCCTGCTGATCGCCTGCATCAACTTCATGAACCTGGCGACGGCCCGTTCCGCCGGCCGCGCCCGGGAAGTCGGCATCCGCAAGGTGCTGGGGGCGTTCCGCGTTCAGCTGATCGGCCAGTTCATGGGTGAATCGACGATCATGGCGGTACTTTCACTGATCGTGGCCGTGGGTCTGGTCTACGCGTTTCTTCCCGCGTTCAACGCCCTGGCCGGCAAGGACCTGGTCTTTGCCTTCGACGATATGGGCATGGCATTCGGCCTGATCGGCATCGTGGTACTGGCCGGTGCGCTGGCCGGCAGCTATCCGGCGCTGTTCCTGTCGTCGTTCCAGCCGGTTGCCGTGCTGAAGGGCTCCTCCAGGGCGGGCGCGGTGAATACGAACCTGCGGAAGATGCTGGTCGTGCTTCAATTCGTGATATCGGTCGTGTTCATCATCGGCACGGGCGCGGTGGCGGATCAGATGCGTTTCGTGCAGGACAAGCACCTGGGATTCGAAAAAGAACAGCTGGTGGTCATGCCGCTTGGAGATCCCAGGCAGCGCCTCATATACAA
Proteins encoded in this region:
- a CDS encoding ABC transporter permease translates to MFRNYLTIAYRNALRHRGYAVINVMGLAVGMTCCILILLYVQDELGYDRYASRHDRIYRLTMSIETPDRAETRTARSPTAWGWMLTDAFPEVEGFTRIKAPLVSWQVTYVEGNRRFNEPGFYFADPGILDLFDFNLVRGDANTALNAPNTVVMTESTAARYFGDEEALGKVIRIDNTYDLTVTGVMEDVPRNSHMTFGFLGSFETLNVNPIYGGTDYGRNTQNFGPDLYTYLLLAEGFPPESLDPKLAEFIESRYGPALNQFNAQIEAELQPLTSIHLHSSLDGELGANSDIAYIYIFSAVAFFLLLIACINFMNLATARSAGRAREVGIRKVLGAFRVQLIGQFMGESTIMAVLSLIVAVGLVYAFLPAFNALAGKDLVFAFDDMGMAFGLIGIVVLAGALAGSYPALFLSSFQPVAVLKGSSRAGAVNTNLRKMLVVLQFVISVVFIIGTGAVADQMRFVQDKHLGFEKEQLVVMPLGDPRQRLIYNAYKDKITGYPQVLGVTVANEMPGGLVNDILFTPSGV